Proteins encoded in a region of the Flammeovirga yaeyamensis genome:
- a CDS encoding efflux RND transporter permease subunit, translating into MKKLISYFIKFPVAVNLVMALTLVLGFMAARNMTSTFMPNAPMRFIYVDVVYPGSSAEEIEEGVILKIEEELKGLEGLDQITSYSQENVGKITLEMFKGTDMDEALTRVKNVVEGISSFPLDVESVVSSKHEDSNFSFMFGITGEGVSLKSLKETARKVEKDLLAMKGISKIEISGYPSEEIAILLQEDALESYNMTFEEVAMAVQGANLDMTGGSIKDGEEEFYIRANNKGYSSKELDHIIIRQTENGGVIRLKDVAKVVDQWEDAPARATLNGKRAVTVTINNTFSEDILQTADVLHDYIETFNEQNEVLHIDVIRDQSDLLGQRLDLLIDNGVMGIVLVLVVLSLFLNPRIAFWVALGIPFSIFGMFILISFTGVTINMISLFALIVVLGILVDDAIVVAENIYQHYEKGKPAIRAAIDGTMEVLPAVISAVLTTIVAFSTFLFLDGTMGDFFKDMSWIVGLILFVSLIECLIVLPAHLAFSKAFKKDGKTESNIIIKTVDKYLFLFRDKVYKPVLAFALKNKAITFSITIALFIFTVGMMAKKVVPATFFPNIEGDDVTITLVMPNGTQQEVTEKGVQQIEAAIDVVNDKMRPNQQGDKDIIKMVNMVYMGSGHQVQFNLTLLGAEVRQGSTADVSNMLSEEIGKIPGAESISFASFSPFGDPVVVSLRGDDLEELEVVKKELKLRMEKMPELRNVKDNNPTGNREIHISLKEKAYQLGLTEQQVISQIRQGFFGYEIQRIQRGQDEVKVWVRYDMDNRNSFGDLEKMKIRMGNGVAYPFSEVANFEIEDGYSSINHIDFNREMKLTAQLKNPDDALPDILNKIKTELLPDLLHDHQTVEADFDGQKREQEKVSNSAAKVIPIVFILMFTIVVFTLRSFSQAFTVFALVPLSFIWVVLAHYIHGFAISMMSFMGIIALLGVMVNDALVLINAFNLNLKAGMKFDEALIEACVSRFRPIFLTTVTTVAGMGPMVLEKSLQAQFLIPMVITISYGIAGATLITLIILPVCIKMFNQIKVKLKELNTGVKVEKESVESAIKELAYDYEEA; encoded by the coding sequence ATGAAGAAATTAATATCCTATTTTATCAAATTTCCAGTGGCGGTCAACTTAGTGATGGCACTGACACTGGTACTGGGTTTTATGGCGGCTCGAAATATGACGAGTACGTTTATGCCCAACGCTCCTATGCGATTTATTTATGTAGATGTTGTTTACCCTGGATCATCTGCGGAAGAGATTGAGGAGGGAGTGATCCTGAAAATCGAAGAAGAATTAAAAGGATTGGAAGGGTTGGATCAGATCACTTCATACTCTCAGGAGAATGTAGGTAAGATTACGTTGGAGATGTTCAAAGGAACAGATATGGACGAAGCCCTTACTCGTGTGAAAAATGTTGTTGAAGGTATTTCTTCTTTCCCTTTGGATGTGGAGTCGGTAGTTTCATCTAAGCACGAAGATTCCAATTTCAGTTTCATGTTTGGGATTACAGGAGAGGGTGTTTCTCTAAAATCGTTGAAAGAAACGGCTAGAAAAGTCGAGAAAGATCTATTGGCGATGAAAGGGATTTCTAAAATTGAAATCTCAGGTTACCCAAGCGAAGAGATTGCTATTTTACTTCAGGAAGATGCCTTGGAAAGTTATAACATGACTTTCGAAGAGGTGGCCATGGCTGTTCAAGGAGCAAACTTGGACATGACAGGCGGTAGCATCAAAGATGGTGAAGAGGAGTTCTACATTAGAGCTAATAACAAAGGGTATTCATCAAAAGAGTTGGACCATATTATTATTCGTCAAACGGAAAATGGAGGTGTGATTCGTCTGAAAGATGTGGCAAAAGTAGTCGATCAATGGGAAGATGCTCCCGCTAGAGCCACACTAAATGGTAAAAGAGCGGTAACGGTTACTATCAATAATACTTTCAGTGAAGATATTCTTCAAACAGCAGATGTGCTTCACGATTATATCGAAACATTTAACGAACAAAACGAGGTATTACACATTGATGTCATCAGAGATCAATCTGATTTATTAGGTCAGCGTTTGGACTTACTAATTGATAACGGTGTGATGGGTATTGTCCTTGTATTGGTTGTTTTATCCTTGTTCCTAAACCCAAGAATCGCCTTTTGGGTAGCACTAGGAATACCATTTTCCATTTTCGGAATGTTTATTTTGATCTCCTTTACAGGGGTGACCATCAATATGATTTCTCTTTTTGCATTGATTGTAGTCCTAGGTATTCTGGTGGACGACGCAATTGTTGTGGCGGAGAATATCTATCAGCATTACGAAAAGGGAAAACCAGCGATCAGAGCAGCAATTGATGGTACCATGGAGGTATTACCCGCAGTGATCTCTGCTGTATTGACCACCATCGTAGCGTTCTCCACTTTCTTGTTCTTGGACGGTACAATGGGAGATTTCTTTAAAGACATGTCCTGGATCGTAGGATTGATATTATTCGTGTCGCTTATCGAATGTCTGATTGTACTACCTGCGCATTTAGCCTTCTCAAAAGCATTTAAAAAAGATGGGAAAACCGAGTCGAATATCATTATCAAAACGGTAGATAAATACTTATTCTTATTTAGGGATAAGGTATATAAACCCGTCTTAGCATTCGCTCTTAAGAATAAAGCCATCACGTTTAGTATCACTATAGCCCTGTTTATTTTCACAGTAGGAATGATGGCAAAAAAAGTCGTTCCTGCTACTTTCTTTCCTAACATTGAAGGAGATGATGTAACTATCACATTGGTGATGCCGAACGGTACACAGCAAGAAGTTACTGAAAAGGGAGTACAACAAATCGAAGCAGCCATTGATGTTGTCAACGATAAAATGAGACCTAATCAGCAAGGCGATAAGGATATTATCAAGATGGTAAATATGGTGTATATGGGATCGGGACATCAAGTACAGTTTAACCTTACTTTATTAGGAGCAGAAGTTCGTCAGGGTTCTACGGCAGATGTAAGTAACATGTTGTCGGAAGAAATTGGTAAAATTCCTGGAGCTGAATCCATCAGTTTTGCCTCATTCTCACCTTTCGGAGACCCTGTAGTAGTTTCTCTTAGAGGAGACGATTTGGAAGAGCTAGAAGTGGTGAAAAAGGAATTGAAACTCCGCATGGAAAAAATGCCTGAGTTGAGAAACGTAAAGGACAATAACCCTACAGGGAATAGAGAAATCCATATCTCATTAAAAGAAAAAGCCTATCAGTTAGGCTTAACGGAACAGCAAGTGATTTCACAGATTCGTCAGGGTTTCTTTGGGTACGAGATTCAGAGAATACAAAGAGGACAAGACGAAGTGAAGGTGTGGGTACGTTACGACATGGATAACAGAAACAGCTTTGGAGACCTAGAAAAGATGAAAATCAGAATGGGTAATGGAGTCGCTTATCCTTTCTCTGAAGTGGCCAACTTCGAAATAGAAGACGGTTACTCATCAATTAATCACATTGACTTTAACAGAGAAATGAAGTTAACGGCTCAACTGAAAAATCCAGATGATGCCCTTCCAGATATCCTCAATAAGATAAAAACAGAATTGTTACCGGATCTTCTTCATGATCATCAAACGGTGGAAGCTGATTTCGATGGCCAAAAGAGAGAGCAAGAGAAAGTTTCCAATTCTGCAGCCAAAGTGATTCCGATTGTGTTTATCCTGATGTTTACGATAGTGGTCTTCACTTTAAGATCATTCAGTCAAGCCTTTACAGTATTTGCTTTAGTGCCGCTGAGCTTCATTTGGGTAGTATTAGCACACTATATCCACGGATTTGCAATCAGTATGATGTCGTTTATGGGAATCATTGCTTTGCTCGGTGTGATGGTGAATGATGCCTTGGTATTGATTAATGCTTTCAACCTCAACTTAAAGGCAGGGATGAAATTCGATGAAGCGTTAATCGAAGCCTGTGTTTCTCGTTTCCGTCCGATTTTCTTAACCACTGTAACCACAGTTGCAGGTATGGGACCGATGGTATTAGAGAAAAGTTTACAAGCACAGTTCCTGATTCCAATGGTGATTACCATCTCCTACGGTATTGCAGGAGCGACACTCATTACATTGATTATTCTCCCAGTTTGTATCAAGATGTTCAACCAAATTAAGGTGAAGCTGAAAGAGTTGAACACGGGAGTGAAAGTAGAAAAAGAATCAGTAGAATCAGCAATCAAAGAATTGGCATACGACTATGAAGAAGCTTAA
- a CDS encoding TolC family protein — translation MKKLNIIILSFLMLAGNTFAQEKMSINDAIQLALTNNHNLKAVAVNKEQANNNATAGMAGLLPSVTANATADYSNNDTEMEFMNTGAPSDSDNRMVLDNAASTTYDANIRMDYVLFNGNGNRFTLNQLRESATLEEIRFKQEVETTVLQVVEAFYDISREQENLNISKETIVTSNKRLERLKNRYLLGQSTKLEVLNAEVDLNSDSTSYLQTEQAYYTAIRKLNVVLGGEVNALYEVDSDFDFIQGLSADVILDKAMTENLSLLAQQKQEEITELDLKIAKASKVPTVSTYASYGYNRMNNDAGQVLYSENLGMQAGVTMSFNVFNGHQQKKKEQNAKLNVIAQQETTMQLTKELQRDVMNAWSDYDYKQRIANMEAKSMEQAEMNFRQTKEQYELGQVTSIDFRTAQTNLQTAKNRLNDALYNAKVAEYSILQLSGDLLDQINE, via the coding sequence ATGAAGAAGCTTAATATTATTATCCTTAGTTTCTTGATGTTGGCAGGAAACACCTTTGCTCAGGAAAAAATGAGTATCAACGATGCCATTCAATTGGCTTTAACCAACAACCACAATTTAAAAGCAGTTGCTGTAAATAAAGAACAAGCTAATAATAATGCGACGGCCGGAATGGCGGGATTACTTCCTTCTGTTACCGCAAATGCCACTGCAGATTACAGCAATAACGATACAGAAATGGAGTTTATGAACACTGGAGCTCCTTCTGATTCCGATAATAGAATGGTCTTGGACAATGCTGCATCGACTACTTACGATGCCAATATTAGAATGGATTATGTGCTTTTTAACGGTAATGGTAATCGATTTACCTTGAACCAACTTCGTGAGAGTGCCACTTTGGAAGAGATTCGTTTTAAGCAAGAAGTAGAAACAACGGTGCTTCAAGTGGTAGAAGCATTTTATGATATCTCTCGTGAACAAGAGAATTTAAATATTTCCAAGGAGACAATTGTGACATCAAATAAACGATTGGAACGATTGAAAAACCGTTACCTATTGGGTCAATCGACAAAGTTGGAAGTATTAAATGCCGAGGTGGATTTGAATAGCGATAGCACTTCATATCTTCAAACTGAACAAGCTTATTACACGGCAATTAGAAAACTGAATGTAGTATTGGGAGGCGAGGTAAATGCACTTTACGAAGTAGATTCTGATTTCGATTTCATTCAAGGTTTATCTGCCGATGTGATTTTGGATAAGGCAATGACGGAGAACTTATCGCTTTTAGCACAACAGAAACAAGAAGAGATTACGGAATTGGATTTGAAGATCGCAAAAGCATCAAAAGTACCAACAGTATCTACTTATGCCTCTTACGGATACAATAGAATGAACAACGATGCAGGTCAGGTTTTATATAGCGAAAACCTGGGAATGCAAGCCGGAGTAACGATGTCTTTTAATGTGTTTAACGGACATCAACAGAAGAAAAAAGAACAGAATGCCAAGTTAAACGTAATCGCTCAACAAGAAACGACCATGCAGTTGACCAAAGAATTGCAAAGAGACGTAATGAATGCATGGTCGGATTACGATTACAAACAACGCATTGCCAATATGGAGGCGAAAAGTATGGAGCAGGCGGAAATGAACTTCAGACAGACCAAAGAACAATATGAGCTTGGTCAGGTAACAAGCATCGATTTCCGTACGGCACAAACCAACCTTCAAACCGCTAAGAATAGATTGAACGATGCTTTGTACAACGCCAAAGTGGCTGAGTATTCTATCCTTCAACTTTCGGGTGATCTACTAGATCAAATTAATGAATAG
- a CDS encoding sensor histidine kinase, translated as MKKKKNLMWLFFLPLTVFCIILIPMSTLAISGYISENKIRHFLTEMLPMILFFSTLAVFTYYFVIEKLNKILPWKKNLILRGLVDFLLVIGMTSLIMWFMHYAFGSDTFVQRFIALKEFDAPVEGMFALPLIENILFVVAIEAIEVINERNELELNLERMEKAQLQTKYSALKNQLDNHFLFNNLSVLSSLIYEDIEKSDQFIQEFAKVYRYVLTISEDVLVPVEQELDFIDAYLFLLKIRFEEGLIIKNELDNDIPEKLIPPLSLQVLIENAIKHNQISKRNPLEIRVYQENDQIIVSNNYQLRDAKEIESTHTGLKNLTEKYKLISDLTPRFGVKEDQYIAELPLINQ; from the coding sequence ATGAAAAAGAAAAAGAATTTAATGTGGCTCTTTTTCCTGCCACTAACTGTTTTTTGTATCATACTTATCCCAATGTCGACATTGGCGATTAGTGGCTATATATCTGAAAATAAAATCAGGCATTTTCTTACAGAGATGCTCCCTATGATTCTATTTTTCTCTACATTGGCAGTATTCACCTACTATTTTGTAATAGAAAAACTGAATAAAATCCTTCCTTGGAAGAAGAATTTAATACTGAGGGGATTGGTTGATTTTCTTTTGGTTATAGGTATGACTTCATTGATTATGTGGTTTATGCACTATGCTTTTGGTAGCGATACTTTTGTGCAACGTTTTATCGCTCTCAAAGAATTTGATGCACCCGTCGAGGGAATGTTTGCCCTTCCACTTATCGAAAACATATTATTTGTAGTAGCGATTGAAGCTATTGAGGTAATTAACGAAAGAAACGAATTAGAGCTGAACCTTGAAAGGATGGAGAAAGCTCAATTGCAAACGAAATATTCTGCTTTAAAGAATCAATTAGACAATCATTTTCTATTTAATAATTTGAGTGTTTTATCCTCTTTAATTTATGAGGATATCGAAAAGTCGGATCAATTTATTCAAGAATTTGCCAAAGTATATCGCTATGTACTTACTATTAGTGAGGACGTTCTAGTACCTGTCGAACAAGAACTTGATTTTATCGACGCTTATTTATTCCTCCTAAAGATTCGTTTTGAAGAAGGGTTGATCATCAAAAATGAATTGGATAACGATATTCCCGAAAAATTAATTCCACCATTGTCGCTTCAAGTATTGATTGAGAATGCGATTAAGCACAATCAAATATCAAAAAGAAACCCTTTAGAGATCCGTGTTTATCAGGAAAATGATCAGATAATAGTGTCGAATAATTATCAATTAAGAGATGCTAAAGAAATAGAATCCACTCATACAGGCCTCAAAAATCTGACAGAAAAGTATAAATTAATTTCTGATCTCACCCCACGTTTTGGCGTTAAAGAGGATCAATATATAGCAGAGTTACCACTTATAAATCAATAA
- a CDS encoding LytR/AlgR family response regulator transcription factor codes for MYKVLIVEDEAPSARKLKLLLGKLEDDFEVVAAIESIEECIEFFESGEEVQLIFMDIHLSDGNSFEIFEQMQVDTPIIFTTAFDQYAIKAFKQNSVDYLLKPISFAELEGSIEKFKKQYSTKQESNKIDYDMLGQIVAQQMHQEYKERFMVSYRDELRSIKVEDIAYIFAESKAVFIQVKDGKMYDVNYTMDQIEQKINPKQFFRVNRKYIVHINAIDNVTWYSKTKLRIFTQPETPSELFVPADKVSKFKEWLNK; via the coding sequence ATGTATAAAGTTCTGATTGTAGAAGACGAGGCACCAAGTGCAAGAAAACTCAAATTGCTTTTAGGGAAATTGGAAGATGATTTTGAAGTAGTGGCCGCTATAGAATCTATTGAGGAATGTATCGAATTTTTTGAGTCGGGTGAAGAAGTACAGCTCATCTTTATGGATATTCATTTATCGGATGGCAACAGCTTTGAAATCTTTGAGCAGATGCAAGTGGATACACCCATTATTTTCACCACAGCATTTGATCAATACGCTATTAAAGCGTTTAAGCAAAACAGTGTAGATTACTTATTAAAACCCATCAGTTTTGCAGAATTAGAGGGAAGTATAGAGAAGTTTAAAAAGCAATATTCGACTAAACAGGAATCGAACAAAATCGATTATGATATGCTGGGGCAAATTGTTGCTCAACAGATGCATCAAGAATACAAAGAGCGATTTATGGTGAGTTATAGAGATGAACTTAGATCGATCAAAGTAGAAGATATCGCCTATATTTTTGCTGAAAGTAAAGCCGTTTTCATCCAAGTGAAAGATGGAAAAATGTATGATGTGAATTATACTATGGATCAGATTGAGCAAAAGATCAACCCTAAACAATTTTTTAGAGTCAATAGAAAGTACATAGTTCACATCAATGCTATTGATAATGTCACGTGGTATTCTAAGACAAAACTGAGAATATTTACTCAGCCAGAAACGCCCTCGGAGTTATTTGTACCTGCAGATAAGGTGAGTAAGTTTAAGGAGTGGTTGAATAAGTAA
- the ytxJ gene encoding bacillithiol system redox-active protein YtxJ, producing the protein MNWKTLNELDQLDQIVEESHQHRVMILKHSTRCSISSMALNRLERSWEEDNNVTPYYLDLIQYRPISNTIAEKFGVEHQSPQVIVLENGKVVYTASHMGISYNEVLA; encoded by the coding sequence ATGAACTGGAAAACATTAAACGAGTTAGATCAATTGGATCAGATAGTAGAAGAGTCTCATCAACATAGAGTGATGATTTTAAAACATTCTACAAGATGCTCGATTAGTTCAATGGCATTGAATAGATTAGAAAGATCTTGGGAAGAAGACAATAACGTTACTCCTTACTATTTAGATCTTATTCAGTATAGACCTATTTCGAATACAATTGCAGAAAAATTTGGGGTAGAACATCAATCTCCTCAAGTAATTGTTTTAGAAAATGGTAAAGTAGTGTACACTGCTTCACACATGGGCATTTCTTACAACGAAGTTTTAGCCTAA
- the bshA gene encoding N-acetyl-alpha-D-glucosaminyl L-malate synthase BshA, translating to MKIGIICYPTYGGSGVIATELGKCLASKLGHEVHFITYEQPTRLNFFDENIFYHKVDIRTYPLFKYPPYELALTSKMVEVAQAEKLDVLHAHYAIPHASAAYTAKQILAKKGINMPVVTTLHGTDVTLVGKDETFEPVVSFSIDESDCVTSVSESLKEETYDIFDLTTDIKVVPNFVDLSRFTKHKKDHFKTAICPSGEKLLVHVSNMREVKRAGDALEVFKRVREKIPCKLLMVGDGPERAKLEEKCAELRTCADVRFLGKIAEVEEILSVADLYLMPSEKESFGLAALEAMACQVPVVSSNAGGIPEVNIHGLTGMMSEVGDVDDMAQNALHILDDKNLPYFKENALKQAQQFSIEKVCPLYVDVYEEAIEKSRVGSR from the coding sequence GTGAAAATCGGCATTATTTGTTATCCTACCTATGGCGGTAGTGGGGTGATAGCAACAGAATTGGGAAAGTGTTTAGCATCTAAGCTAGGACACGAAGTTCATTTTATCACCTATGAACAACCCACACGATTAAACTTTTTTGATGAAAATATTTTTTATCACAAAGTCGATATCAGAACCTATCCGTTGTTTAAATACCCTCCTTATGAGCTTGCTTTAACAAGTAAGATGGTTGAGGTAGCACAAGCAGAAAAATTAGATGTTTTACATGCTCACTATGCGATTCCTCATGCCTCTGCAGCCTACACTGCCAAGCAGATTTTAGCGAAGAAAGGAATCAATATGCCTGTGGTAACTACTTTGCATGGTACTGATGTGACCTTGGTAGGTAAAGATGAAACGTTTGAACCTGTCGTTTCCTTTTCAATTGATGAATCGGATTGTGTAACTTCTGTTTCAGAAAGTCTAAAGGAAGAAACCTATGATATCTTTGATTTAACCACGGATATCAAGGTAGTTCCCAACTTTGTTGATTTAAGCAGATTTACCAAGCATAAAAAAGATCACTTCAAAACAGCTATTTGTCCTTCTGGAGAAAAGCTTTTGGTTCACGTATCCAACATGAGAGAGGTGAAAAGAGCAGGTGATGCCTTAGAAGTATTCAAGAGAGTTAGAGAGAAAATTCCTTGTAAACTTCTTATGGTAGGCGATGGTCCTGAAAGAGCTAAATTGGAAGAAAAATGTGCAGAACTTCGCACTTGTGCTGATGTCCGTTTCCTCGGAAAAATAGCCGAAGTAGAAGAAATCTTATCTGTTGCCGATTTATATTTGATGCCATCAGAAAAGGAATCATTTGGTCTAGCCGCTTTAGAAGCAATGGCTTGCCAAGTACCAGTCGTTTCATCCAATGCTGGAGGTATTCCTGAAGTAAACATCCATGGCTTAACAGGTATGATGTCTGAAGTCGGAGATGTAGATGATATGGCACAAAATGCACTTCACATTCTTGATGATAAAAACTTACCTTACTTCAAAGAAAACGCACTGAAGCAAGCACAACAATTCTCTATCGAGAAGGTGTGTCCGCTTTATGTAGACGTTTATGAAGAAGCAATCGAAAAAAGCAGGGTAGGTAGTAGGTAG
- a CDS encoding cysteine desulfurase family protein, which translates to MSIYLDSAASTALDPQVKEAMISSMDAVFGNPSSTHAHGRASKAELEKARKMIAQNINALPSEIIFTSGGTETDNAAIKGLVHAYGLKRIITSKLEHHAVLHITEHLAQENNIELIYLDCDNKGVLDLDQLEQLLSEKGEETLVTLMHCNNEIGNILDIKRVGDLCKEAGAYFHSDTVQSVGHFPVDVKEIHVHTLAGAAHKFHGPKGAGFMYIKKGTKMPALIEGGGQEREVRSGTENVWGIVGLAKALEIATEEMDAHTAHIKEVKQHMIDLLKEHIDGVEFNGMSANLDNSLYTVLNVSFPPSPKNNMLLFALDLQGVSVSGGSACSSGASVGSHVIAGIGGASDRTSVRFSFSKYNEKAEIDTVVGKLKEILGLVEA; encoded by the coding sequence ATGAGCATTTACTTAGATAGCGCTGCTAGCACAGCCTTAGACCCTCAAGTAAAAGAGGCAATGATCTCGTCTATGGATGCCGTTTTTGGTAATCCTTCTTCAACACACGCACACGGTAGAGCATCAAAAGCTGAATTAGAAAAAGCAAGAAAGATGATCGCTCAAAACATCAATGCCCTTCCTTCTGAAATCATTTTCACTTCTGGAGGTACAGAAACTGACAATGCCGCTATCAAAGGTCTTGTGCATGCTTATGGCCTTAAAAGAATTATCACTTCTAAACTAGAACATCATGCGGTGCTTCATATTACTGAACACTTAGCACAAGAAAATAATATCGAGTTAATCTACTTGGATTGTGACAATAAAGGTGTTTTAGATTTAGATCAACTAGAACAACTTCTTTCTGAAAAAGGAGAAGAAACACTAGTAACTTTAATGCACTGCAACAACGAAATCGGTAATATCTTAGATATTAAAAGAGTAGGCGATTTATGTAAAGAAGCAGGAGCCTATTTCCACTCGGATACAGTACAAAGTGTTGGTCACTTCCCTGTAGACGTAAAAGAAATTCATGTTCATACTTTAGCAGGTGCTGCACATAAATTCCACGGACCAAAAGGTGCTGGTTTTATGTACATCAAAAAAGGCACTAAAATGCCTGCACTTATCGAAGGTGGTGGACAAGAAAGAGAAGTAAGGTCGGGTACTGAAAATGTTTGGGGTATTGTTGGTCTGGCCAAAGCATTAGAAATCGCTACTGAAGAGATGGATGCACACACTGCACATATCAAAGAAGTAAAGCAACACATGATCGATCTTTTAAAAGAACATATCGACGGTGTTGAATTTAACGGTATGAGTGCTAACCTTGATAACAGTTTATATACAGTATTGAACGTTAGCTTCCCTCCTTCTCCAAAAAACAATATGCTATTGTTCGCTTTAGACTTACAAGGTGTTTCTGTTTCTGGCGGATCTGCTTGTTCTTCTGGAGCATCAGTGGGATCTCATGTTATCGCTGGGATTGGCGGAGCATCAGATAGAACTTCTGTTCGTTTCTCTTTCTCTAAATACAATGAGAAAGCGGAGATTGATACTGTGGTTGGTAAGCTGAAAGAGATTTTGGGGCTTGTAGAAGCCTAA
- the glmM gene encoding phosphoglucosamine mutase, which produces MTLIKSISGIRGTIGGSAEDSLNPVDASRFSAAYAKWILANAEGSNNKVVLGRDARVSGGWLSQIVSGTLQAMGVDVLDLGLSTTPTVELAVEMENAAGGIILTASHNPANWNALKLLNSKGEFISADAMKEILDDAEAGNYEFVDYKKTGTVTEDDTYIDKHIEKILALDLVDVEAIKSKKFRVVIDCVNSTGGIAVPKLLNALGVDHTEELFCEPNGRFPHNPEPLPEHISELCRTLENGNYHLGIIVDPDVDRLALVTEDGTPYGEEYTLVTVADYVLGKTVGNTVSNMSSTRALRDVTEKHGGEYTAAAVGEVNVVKMMKDTNAIIGGEGNGGVILPELHYGRDALVGIALFLSKLATFEGSANMLRASYPSYHISKNKIELTPEIDVDLILEKMQERYANQPVNTLDGVKIEFGKEWVHLRKSNTEPIIRIYSESETERTAEHLAQKIISDIKEILQSNNEVEEEA; this is translated from the coding sequence TTGACATTAATTAAATCAATTTCCGGTATCCGAGGAACTATTGGTGGTTCCGCTGAAGATTCTTTGAATCCAGTAGATGCGTCACGTTTTTCTGCCGCTTATGCAAAATGGATTCTTGCTAACGCTGAAGGAAGCAACAACAAAGTTGTTTTGGGTAGAGATGCTCGTGTTTCTGGCGGATGGCTATCTCAGATTGTATCGGGAACTTTACAAGCAATGGGAGTAGATGTGCTTGATTTAGGTTTATCTACAACACCTACTGTTGAACTTGCTGTTGAAATGGAAAATGCTGCTGGCGGTATTATCTTAACGGCAAGTCATAACCCTGCCAACTGGAATGCCCTAAAACTATTAAATTCAAAAGGTGAATTTATCTCTGCTGACGCTATGAAAGAAATTCTTGACGATGCTGAAGCGGGTAACTACGAGTTTGTTGACTACAAAAAAACGGGTACAGTAACAGAAGACGATACGTATATTGACAAACATATCGAAAAAATTCTTGCACTTGATCTAGTGGATGTAGAAGCGATTAAATCGAAAAAGTTTCGAGTTGTCATCGACTGCGTAAACTCAACGGGTGGTATTGCTGTTCCAAAACTTTTGAATGCTTTAGGAGTAGATCATACAGAAGAATTATTCTGTGAGCCAAATGGTCGATTCCCTCATAACCCTGAGCCGCTTCCTGAGCACATCAGCGAGTTATGTAGAACGCTAGAAAACGGAAACTACCACTTGGGTATTATTGTAGATCCAGATGTAGACCGTTTAGCTTTAGTCACTGAAGATGGTACTCCTTACGGTGAGGAATATACTTTAGTAACTGTGGCTGACTACGTTTTAGGCAAAACAGTAGGTAATACAGTCTCTAACATGTCTTCTACAAGAGCATTGAGAGATGTTACTGAAAAACATGGTGGTGAATATACTGCTGCTGCTGTTGGTGAGGTAAACGTGGTAAAAATGATGAAAGATACCAATGCTATTATTGGTGGTGAAGGTAACGGAGGTGTGATTCTTCCTGAACTTCATTACGGTAGAGATGCATTAGTAGGTATCGCATTGTTCTTGTCTAAGTTAGCTACTTTTGAAGGTTCTGCGAACATGCTTCGTGCTTCATATCCTAGCTACCATATCTCTAAAAATAAAATCGAATTAACTCCAGAAATTGATGTTGATTTGATTCTTGAGAAAATGCAAGAGCGTTATGCTAACCAACCTGTCAATACTTTAGATGGTGTAAAAATTGAGTTCGGTAAAGAATGGGTACACTTGAGAAAATCCAACACTGAACCAATTATCCGTATATATTCTGAATCTGAGACTGAAAGAACTGCTGAACATTTAGCACAGAAAATCATTTCGGATATCAAGGAAATTCTACAATCGAATAACGAAGTAGAAGAAGAAGCTTAA